TTTCACGGATTAGATGACTTGTTTATCTGGAATCCATCAATAAGAAGGTATAAGAAACTGCCTAATTATAGGCTTAACTACGATGAGGAGGAAGAGGAACCTGGTGATTTCAAATTTGGTTTTGGATATGATGAGTTGCAGGATGATTACAAGGTAGTGGGTGCCTTCCCTATTTACAGATACATAGCTCTTTGTCGTGTTGAGGTAAAAATATATAGTCTAAGGAGTAATTCTTGGAGACGTATTGGTGATTTTCAAGATAGAGAGCTCAAGGATCATTCTGCCAAGTTTGTGAATGGGAAACTTCATTGGCTTGACAGGGGCCGGAACATCATTTCTTTTGATTTGGCTGATGAGAAATGGGCAGAGGTAGAGCAGCTCTCTTGTTTTGAAGGATGTGGATGGTTGAATCTAGGACTGTTTGGGAGTGATCTTTCTGTAGTTAGTAATTATGTACACACTCGTGCAGATGTCTGGGTTATGAAGGAGTATGGGGTAAAGGAATCTTGGACAAAGATGTTTACCATCAAGTCTCCCGAAGATGGACGGACATtttttccatccattttaatGTCAAATGAAGGTGAAATTTTACTTCAGTTTGGATCACGTTTCGCGAAATACAATCCAAAGGATGATTCGATCAGATATTTAAATGTTACTAACTTAGCTTCATGTATTGAGGCAGAAATCTTTGTTAAGAGCCTAGTTTGGCCCTTTTCAAGGAATGCAACAACAATGGAGGCTGAAATAACTCAGCTGAAGACAATCGTGTGATTAATAACCCGTAAGAGTTACAATTTTCTAAACTGTTGTTAAATACTGCGTCATATGGCATTGGGAGTTAGTCATTTTATACTCAATGGTACTGGACGTTGTTGCTCTTCTTGAGCTGTTTTTAAAGTGGAGCTGTTTTTAAACTGTCAACTCTCTAGACTTATGATAGGTTTTTTGTTATCTTTGTATGAGCTGATATTTCCTCCTCTTTTGTAACTATGCATCCCCTTGATGCCTTTGTGATTATAAAACACTTacatcatcaaaaaaaaatagatagagTAAGAATAGAGAGCACCAGATACATGGGAGATGTTATAGATGAATGCACCAATAACACCTAAGTGTAGCCATTATATTTTTTGATCCTGGGGGTTCCTCTGACTATTCTTCTTTTGGTGAAAGCTTAACACCGAAAAGGAATTATTTAACGAAGTTTAAGCTCTGAGATAGTATCTGGTTTTAGTGTTTTTCATTGTTGCTAATAGCTGGCTGCTCATTTTCTTCTGGACTATTTGGTGTTTTCCTTGCAGCTGACAGCTAACTTTGTATTGTTCACTTCAAAACTGTATTCTTATTCTTCTATTTATTTGATCTTACAAAGGCTGAATCAATTTTCACTTTAGCAGTAATATTGATTAAAGCAATATCCATCAGAAGGTTAAAGCATTTTAGGAAAAAGCTAATTTGCACTGCTATCCCCCCCACGCCTGCCTTCTTAACAGAAATCCATGCTCTATTACAAGAGCGGCCCTACTATTCTGAAGGATGTGGATGTTTGAAGCTGGGAGTGTTTGGAGCGATCTTTCTGTGTTTTGAAATTATGGAAGGACTCACGTAGATGTCTAGGTTATGATAGAGTATAGGCTAAAAGAATCTTGGACAAAGATGTTTACGGTCAAGTCTCCTGATGATTCTACGTGTATATTTTTTCCACCAATTTTAATGTCAAATGAAGGTGAAATTTTGCTTAACTTTGGATCACATTTCACGAAATACAATCCAAAGGATGACTCAATCAGATATCTAGATGTTACTGGCGTTGGTCCATGTATTGAGGCAGAAATCTATGTTAAGAGCCTAGTTTGTCCCTTTTTACAGAAGAGACCACGAATGCACCAACAACGGAGGCTGAAAGAACTCAGACGCGTGACTAATAACCTGTAAGAGTTACACTCTGCTTTTTTCTTAAGTGTTGTCAAATTCTGCTTCATATTGCTTGGGAATCTTGTtactcaatttctttttttgcactattttcaagaaacgaTAATCTTTTGCAAGAGCAGTTATTTTGGTTCTATTACTTGGTGTGTTAAACTTTAAACTCAATGGTACTGgatgttgttgctcttcttGAGCAGTTTCTTACGGGGATGTCGTGCCTATAGATAGAGTAAGAATAGAGAGCACCAGAGACATGGAAATTGTGGTAGGTGAATGCACCAAAAACACCTTA
This portion of the Lycium ferocissimum isolate CSIRO_LF1 chromosome 1, AGI_CSIRO_Lferr_CH_V1, whole genome shotgun sequence genome encodes:
- the LOC132064344 gene encoding F-box/kelch-repeat protein At3g23880-like isoform X6 — its product is MPNLPTELINNISTKVASLPNTKLRSLFSPQQNSQLQRVLISATQMEPQEDEAFTKPAISSKDSILPMPNLPTELITEILLKLPVKSLLKFRSVSKSWLELISTPHFVKTHLLLSTSNKDYTHHGVMFKFASTSDHGVKDCSLSALLYDSVTEALDLDYPGKNPNGYPCLVGSVNGLICLSISLFHGLDDLFIWNPSIRRYKKLPNYRLNYDEEEEEPGDFKFGFGYDELQDDYKVVGAFPIYRYIALCRVEVKIYSLRSNSWRRIGDFQDRELKDHSAKFVNGKLHWLDRGRNIISFDLADEKWAEVEQLSCFEGCGWLNLGLFGSDLSVVSNYVHTRADVWVMKEYGVKESWTKMFTIKSPEDGRTCIFFPPILMSNEGEILLNFGSHFTKYNPKDDSIRYLDVTGVGPCIEAEIYVKSLVCPFLQKRPRMHQQRRLKELRRVTNNLFLMTRLVSLYSSITTGSKILSQIG
- the LOC132064344 gene encoding F-box/kelch-repeat protein At3g23880-like isoform X4; amino-acid sequence: MPNLPTELINNISTKVASLPNTKLRSLFSPQQNSQLQRVLISATQMEPQEDEAFTKPAISSKDSILPMPNLPTELITEILLKLPVKSLLKFRSVSKSWLELISTPHFVKTHLLLSTSNKDYTHHGVMFKFASTSDHGVKDCSLSALLYDSVTEALDLDYPGKNPNGYPCLVGSVNGLICLSISLFHGLDDLFIWNPSIRRYKKLPNYRLNYDEEEEEPGDFKFGFGYDELQDDYKVVGAFPIYRYIALCRVEVKIYSLRSNSWRRIGDFQDRELKDHSAKFVNGKLHWLDRGRNIISFDLADEKWAEVEQLSCFEGCGWLNLGLFGSDLSVVSNYVHTRADVWVMKEYGVKESWTKMFTIKSPEDGRTFFPSILMSNEEIFVKSLVWPFSRNATTMEAEITQLKTIV
- the LOC132064344 gene encoding F-box/kelch-repeat protein At3g23880-like isoform X5 — encoded protein: MPNLPTELINNISTKVASLPNTKLRSLFSPQQNSQLQRVLISATQMEPQEDEAFTKPAISSKDSILPMPNLPTELITEILLKLPVKSLLKFRSVSKSWLELISTPHFVKTHLLLSTSNKDYTHHGVMFKFASTSDHGVKDCSLSALLYDSVTEALDLDYPGKNPNGYPCLVGSVNGLICLSISLFHGLDDLFIWNPSIRRYKKLPNYRLNYDEEEEEPGDFKFGFGYDELQDDYKVVGAFPIYRYIALCRVEVKIYSLRSNSWRRIGDFQDRELKDHSAKFVNGKLHWLDRGRNIISFDLADEKWAEVEQLSCFEGCGWLNLGLFGSDLSVVSNYVHTRADVWVMKEYGVKESWTKMFTIKSPEDGRTFFPSILMSNEGS
- the LOC132064344 gene encoding F-box/kelch-repeat protein At3g23880-like isoform X1 — translated: MPNLPTELINNISTKVASLPNTKLRSLFSPQQNSQLQRVLISATQMEPQEDEAFTKPAISSKDSILPMPNLPTELITEILLKLPVKSLLKFRSVSKSWLELISTPHFVKTHLLLSTSNKDYTHHGVMFKFASTSDHGVKDCSLSALLYDSVTEALDLDYPGKNPNGYPCLVGSVNGLICLSISLFHGLDDLFIWNPSIRRYKKLPNYRLNYDEEEEEPGDFKFGFGYDELQDDYKVVGAFPIYRYIALCRVEVKIYSLRSNSWRRIGDFQDRELKDHSAKFVNGKLHWLDRGRNIISFDLADEKWAEVEQLSCFEGCGWLNLGLFGSDLSVVSNYVHTRADVWVMKEYGVKESWTKMFTIKSPEDGRTFFPSILMSNEGEILLQFGSRFAKYNPKDDSIRYLNVTNLASCIEAEIFVKSLVWPFSRNATTMEAEITQLKTIV